The following coding sequences lie in one Bos indicus isolate NIAB-ARS_2022 breed Sahiwal x Tharparkar chromosome 12, NIAB-ARS_B.indTharparkar_mat_pri_1.0, whole genome shotgun sequence genomic window:
- the ABHD13 gene encoding protein ABHD13 produces MEKSWMLWNFVERWLVALASWSWALCRISLLSLIVTFHLYGGIVLLLLIFISIAGILYKFQDVLLYFPEQPSSSRLYVPMPTGIPHENIFIRTKDGVRLNLILIRYTGDSSPYSPTIIYFHGNAGNIGHRLPNALLMLVNLKVNLLLVDYRGYGKSEGEASEEGLYLDSEAVLDYVMTRPDLDKTKIFLFGRSLGGAVAIHLASENSHRISAIMVENTFLSIPHMASTLFSFFPMRYLPLWCYKNKFLSYRKISQCRMPSLFISGLSDQLIPPVMMKQLYELSPSRTKRLAIFPDGTHNDTWQCQGYFTALEQFIKEVIKSPSPEEMAKTSSNVTII; encoded by the coding sequence ATGGAAAAGTCCTGGATGCTGTGGAACTTTGTTGAAAGATGGCTGGTAGCTTTGGCTTCCTGGTCTTGGGCTCTCTGCCgcatttctcttttatctttaatAGTGACCTTTCATCTGTATGGAGGCATTGTCTTACTTCTGTTAATATTCATATCAATAGCAGGTATTCTGTATAAATTCCAGGATGTATTGCTTTACTTCCCAGAACAGCCATCTTCTTCGCGCCTTTATGTTCCCATGCCCACTGGTATTCcacatgaaaacattttcatcagAACCAAAGATGGAGTGCGTCTGAATCTTATTTTGATAAGATACACTGGAGACAGCTCGCCCTATTCCCCGACTATAATTTATTTTCACGGGAACGCAGGCAACATAGGCCACAGGTTGCCAAATGCCTTGCTCATGTTGGTTAACCTCAAAGTCAATCTGCTGCTGGTCGACTACCGAGGCTACGGGAAAAGTGAAGGAGAGGCAAGTGAAGAAGGACTCTACCTGGATTCTGAGGCTGTGCTGGACTATGTGATGACCAGACCCGACcttgacaaaacaaaaattttcctttttggccGTTCCTTGGGAGGAGCGGTAGCTATTCATTTGGCTTCTGAGAATTCACATAGGATTTCAGCCATTATGGTTGAGAACACATTTTTAAGCATACCACACATGGCCAgcactttattttcattctttccaatgCGTTACCTTCCTTTATGGTGCTACAAAAATAAGTTCTTGTCCTACAGAAAAATCTCTCAGTGCAGAATGCCTTCTCTCTTCATCTCCGGACTCTCCGACCAGTTAATCCCACCAGTAATGATGAAGCAGCTCTATGAGCTCTCCCCGTCTCGGACTAAGAGATTAGCCATTTTTCCCGATGGAACTCATAATGATACGTGGCAGTGCCAGGGTTACTTCACGGCCCTCGAACAGTTCATCAAAGAAGTAATAAAGAGTCCTTCTCCTGAAGAGATGGCCAAAACTTCATCTAATGTAACAATTATATGA